In the Nicotiana tabacum cultivar K326 chromosome 16, ASM71507v2, whole genome shotgun sequence genome, one interval contains:
- the LOC107779209 gene encoding eukaryotic initiation factor 4A-3-like, whose translation MDGAATGSVIPANRRRPPMEEDRLVFETSKGVEPIASFAEMGIKDELLRGVYQYGFEKPSAIQQRAVLPIISGRDVIAQAQSGTGKTSMIALTVCQIVDTKSSEVQALILSPTRELAAQTEKVILAIGDYINVQAHACIGGKSVGEDIRKLEHGVQVVSGTPGRVCDMIKRRTLRTRGIKLLILDESDEMLSRGFKDQIYDVYRYLPPELQVVLISATLPNEILEITSKFMTDPVRILVKRDELTLEGIKQFFVAVEKEEWKFDTLCDLYDTLTITQAVIFCNTKRKVDWLTSKMRENNFTVSSMHGDMPQKERDAIMAEFRGGTTRVLITTDVWARGLDVQQVSLVINYDLPNNRELYIHRIGRSGRFGRKGVAINFVKSDDIKILRDIEQYYSTQIDEMPMNVADLI comes from the exons atGGATGGGGCGGCGACTGGCTCTGTTATTCCGGCGAACAGGAGGCGGCCGCCGATGGAGGAAGACAGATTAGTCTTCGAGACATCAAAGGGCGTGGAGCCCATAGCTAGTTTCGCTGAGATGGGCATTAAAGATGAACTTCTTAGAGGTGTTTATCAATACGGATTTGAAAAGCCGTCCGCCATTCAACAACGGGCTGTGCTGCCTATTATATCGGGTCGTGATGTCATCGCTCAGGCCCAATCCGGTACCGGTAAAACCTCCATGATTGCACTCACCGTTTGCCAAATTGTGGATACCAAATCTTCCGA GGTACAAGCATTAATTTTGTCGCCTACGCGGGAGCTCGCAGCTCAAACAGAAAAGGTGATTTTGGCTATTGGAGATTACATTAACGTTCAGGCACATGCATGTATTGGAGGCAAAAGCGTAGGTGAAGATATCAGAAAACTAGAGCATGGAGTACAAGTAGTCTCTGGAACTCCTGGAAGAGTCTGTGACATGATTAAAAGGAGAACTTTACGAACTAGGGGTATAAAATTATTGATTCTT GACGAATCTGATGAGATGTTGAGCCGTGGTTTTAAGGATCAGATATATGATGTTTACAGATATCTTCCACCGGAGCTTCAG GTTGTACTGATTTCTGCCACTCTTCCAAATGAAATTCTGGAGATAACAAGCAAATTTATGACAGATCCTGTTCGGATTCTTGTAAAACGTGATGAGTTGACTTTAGAG GGCATCAAACAGTTCTTTGTCGCGGTTGAGAAAGAAGAGTGGAAATTTGATACACTTTGTGATCTTTATGATACACTCACCATCACCCAGGCTGTTATTTTCTGCAACACAAAACGAAAG GTTGATTGGCTGACTAGCAAGATGCGTGAAAATAATTTTACAGTATCATCTATGCATGGAGATATGCCACAGAAGGAGAGAGATGCTATTATGGCAGAGTTCCGAGGTGGCACGACTCGTGTTCTAATCACCACAGATGTTTGGGCAAGGGGATTGGATGTTCAACAG GTGTCTCTGGTGATTAATTATGACCTTCCAAACAATAGAGAGCTGTACATTCATCGCATTGGTCGCTCTGGTCGTTTTGGTCGAAAG GGTGTTGCCATAAATTTTGTGAAGAGTGATGACATTAAAATTCTGAGAGACATAGAGCAGTACTACAGTACCCAGATTGATGAAATGCCCATGAACGTTGCTGATTTGATATGA